The following are from one region of the Nicotiana tomentosiformis chromosome 7, ASM39032v3, whole genome shotgun sequence genome:
- the LOC104098172 gene encoding protein trichome birefringence-like 43 — translation MKGCVFFPWFVKIVVITNIICLISNNVDLAEAKQKKLPPKNMAAQCDLYDGRWVLDYKYPLYNAKDCPFLLQQFDCVRNGRPDRAYLEYRWQPRNCDLTRWDGKDFVRRIKNKKVLFVGDSLSLNQWQSLACMLHSAFPCAYYNVTRNGALMSTFSIPSKQVTVSYVRNALLVDIVRQKSKRVLKLDSVAGSSKLWMGYDILIFDTWHWWLHTGRKQPWDVIQDGKYVRKDMDRLKAYEKALVTWGRWVSDNINFKKVQVFFQGISPDHSNATEWGRKTNKMQCWGEKKPIKKLRYGSKVQANMLLDQVLGKTGKPVHLLSISKMSQYRVDGHPSIYGSPRYKGMDCTHWCLPGIPDTWNQLLYSNLM, via the exons ATGAAGGGTTGTGTGTTTTTCCCTTGGTTTGTGAAAATAGTAGTGATAACCAACATTATTTGCTTAATTAGCAATAATGTTGATTTAGCAGAAGCCAAGCAAAAGAAGCTGCCACCTAAAAATATGGCTGCACAGTGCGATTTGTATGATGGAAGATGGGTTTTAGATTATAAGTACCCACTTTATAATGCCAAAGATTGTCCATTCCTTTTACAGCAGTTTGATTGTGTAAGAAATGGCAGACCGGACAGAGCGTATCTCGAGTATAGATGGCAACCGCGAAATTGTGACTTGACCAG GTGGGATGGAAAGGATTTCGTGAgaagaattaaaaataagaagGTGCTTTTCGTGGGAGATTCATTGAGCTTGAATCAATGGCAATCCTTGGCTTGCATGCTTCATTCTGCCTTCCCTTGTGCATATTACAATGTCACCAGAAATGGAGCTCTCATGTCAACTTTTTCTATACCA TCGAAGCAAGTGACAGTGAGTTACGTGAGAAATGCACTGCTGGTTGACATAGTGAGGCAGAAATCAAAAAGAGTGCTAAAGCTAGACTCGGTTGCAGGTTCGTCAAAGCTGTGGATGGGTTATGACATCTTGATCTTTGATACTTGGCATTGGTGGCTTCACACTGGAAGAAAACAACC ATGGGATGTGATTCAAGATGGGAAATACGTGCGCAAAGATATGGATCGTTTAAAAGCTTACGAAAAAGCCTTGGTAACATGGGGTAGATGGGTTTCCGACAACATTAATTTCAAGAAAGTTCAGGTCTTCTTCCAGGGTATCTCCCCTGATCACAGCAA TGCCACCGAATGGGGGAGAAAGACCAACAAAATGCAATGTTGGGGAGAAAAGAAACCCATAAAAAAGCTAAGGTATGGAAGTAAAGTTCAAGCAAACATGCTGTTGGACCAAGTGTTGGGAAAAACAGGAAAGCCAGTTCATTTGCTGAGTATAAGCAAAATGTCACAATATAGAGTGGATGGTCATCCTTCTATTTATGGAAGCCCTAGGTATAAAGGCATGGATTGTACACATTGGTGTCTTCCTGGTATTCCTGATACTTGGAATCAACTTCTTTATTCTAATCTCATGTAA